The Deltaproteobacteria bacterium genome contains a region encoding:
- a CDS encoding AlkZ family DNA glycosylase, whose protein sequence is MGRGARGVRAMLDRLGCVQIDPLDPMGTNADLVALARVDGIVRGDVYRHLLPGHAFEHFAKERCLIVTRAFPYWRDQAIETPWWRLAERTHKVDPKILRAVLAEVRARGPISAAELEDHGRVVPVNWSGWKGTAKATSMALEILWTQCRIVVCGRDRSRGKLYDVPDRALAHVHGLQCEHAFERFALLERVQSTGLLARSGGACWSMLRAARTSGLVDELIAEGAIEAVTIDGASRQYLAPRGFRDRKAIDPDDRMRILGPLDALLWDRDLVRQLWGFEYVWEVYKPAKLRRWGYYVSPLLHRGELVGRVEGRVVDNTLVIERLYREPDHELDEQALDAALQRHAEACGADRVKRPRRAKRSDRV, encoded by the coding sequence ATGGGACGCGGCGCGCGTGGTGTGCGGGCGATGCTCGATCGGCTCGGTTGCGTGCAGATCGACCCGCTCGATCCGATGGGCACGAACGCTGATCTTGTCGCGCTCGCTCGCGTCGACGGTATCGTGCGTGGCGATGTCTATCGACACCTCCTGCCCGGTCACGCGTTCGAGCACTTCGCGAAGGAGCGCTGTCTGATCGTGACGCGCGCATTCCCGTACTGGCGCGATCAAGCGATCGAGACGCCGTGGTGGCGACTGGCGGAACGGACGCACAAGGTCGATCCGAAGATCCTCCGCGCGGTACTCGCCGAGGTGCGCGCGCGCGGCCCGATCTCGGCCGCCGAACTCGAAGATCATGGCCGCGTCGTGCCGGTGAACTGGAGCGGCTGGAAGGGCACCGCGAAAGCGACGAGTATGGCGCTCGAAATCCTGTGGACGCAGTGCCGCATCGTCGTCTGCGGCCGCGACCGATCGCGCGGCAAGCTCTACGATGTCCCCGACCGCGCGCTCGCGCACGTGCACGGATTACAGTGCGAGCACGCCTTCGAGCGCTTCGCCTTGCTCGAACGCGTGCAGTCAACCGGCCTATTGGCGCGCAGCGGCGGCGCGTGCTGGTCCATGCTCCGCGCGGCGCGGACATCGGGGTTGGTGGACGAGCTGATCGCCGAGGGCGCGATCGAAGCGGTGACGATCGACGGCGCGAGTCGACAGTATCTTGCCCCGCGCGGCTTCCGTGATCGCAAAGCGATCGATCCCGACGATCGCATGCGCATCCTCGGCCCGCTCGACGCGCTCTTGTGGGACCGCGATCTGGTGCGCCAACTGTGGGGCTTCGAGTACGTGTGGGAAGTTTACAAGCCGGCCAAGTTGCGCCGCTGGGGATATTACGTCAGCCCCCTGTTGCACCGCGGCGAGTTGGTCGGAAGGGTTGAAGGCCGCGTCGTGGACAACACGCTGGTGATCGAACGCCTCTATCGCGAACCAGATCACGAGCTGGACGAGCAGGCGCTCGACGCGGCGCTACAGCGGCACGCCGAAGCCTGCGGCGCCGACCGAGTGAAGCGCCCGCGACGCGCCAAGCGCAGCGATCGAGTCTGA
- a CDS encoding OsmC family protein — MKRKASAVWNGALKDGKGNLSTDSGVLSATPYSFSTRFENGKGTNPEELIAAAHAGCFTMALSAQLGNAGLVPDTLRTTAMLTMEKLDAGWTVTAIHLDVSAKVPGATQAAFDTAAGAAKSGCPISRLLNATITMAATLAP; from the coding sequence ATGAAACGAAAAGCGTCTGCCGTCTGGAACGGCGCGCTCAAGGACGGCAAAGGCAACCTATCGACGGACAGCGGCGTGCTCTCCGCGACGCCGTACTCGTTCAGCACCCGATTCGAGAACGGCAAGGGAACCAATCCAGAGGAGCTGATTGCAGCGGCGCACGCGGGCTGTTTCACCATGGCGTTGTCGGCACAGCTTGGAAATGCCGGGCTCGTTCCCGATACGCTGCGCACCACGGCCATGTTGACGATGGAGAAGCTGGACGCAGGGTGGACGGTGACGGCCATTCACCTCGACGTGAGCGCGAAAGTCCCCGGCGCAACCCAAGCGGCATTCGACACCGCGGCCGGCGCCGCCAAGTCAGGCTGCCCGATCTCACGCTTGCTGAACGCGACCATCACGATGGCTGCCACGCTCGCACCGTAA
- the rmuC gene encoding DNA recombination protein RmuC — translation MDVMWFLIGAVGGAIAMWAIARARAQAQMAALAERLNAREREIEATQTRASQTDDELRQARARVTELTAKHAELNATLDSERRNASERLAQIEQLTQQLTDTFKALSSDALRSNNQSFIELAKATLEKFQGDAKSDLEQRQKAVETLVMPLKESLQKVDAQIQTLEQTRQHAYGSLTQQVRSLLESQEKLQAETGNLVKALRSPTVRGRWGEIQLKRVVEFAGMIAHCDFVEQETVTTEDGRLRPDVVIKLPGGKQIVIDAKTPLQAYLDALEAPDDAARVAKLKDHARQLRTHMSQLASKAYWSQFPSTPEFVVMFLPGESFFSAALEQDPSLIEEGVTNRVVLATPTTLIALLRAVSYGWTQEQLAANAQQISDLGKQLYERIATLAGHFDDLRKALQRSVESYNSAVGSFESRVLVGARRFKELGASPAQEIDAPRTIETTARALQAPEEQVTLPLPSVADKA, via the coding sequence ATGGATGTGATGTGGTTCCTCATAGGCGCGGTCGGCGGTGCGATTGCGATGTGGGCGATCGCGCGCGCGCGCGCGCAGGCCCAGATGGCGGCGCTCGCCGAGCGGCTGAACGCGCGCGAACGTGAGATCGAGGCGACGCAGACGCGCGCGTCCCAGACCGACGACGAGCTGCGGCAGGCGCGGGCACGCGTCACCGAACTCACCGCCAAGCACGCCGAATTGAACGCGACGCTGGACAGCGAGCGCCGCAACGCCAGCGAGCGGCTCGCTCAGATCGAGCAGCTGACGCAGCAACTCACCGACACTTTCAAGGCGCTCTCAAGCGACGCGCTGCGCAGCAACAATCAATCGTTCATCGAGCTCGCCAAGGCCACGTTGGAAAAGTTTCAGGGTGACGCGAAGAGCGATCTCGAACAACGCCAGAAGGCGGTCGAAACTCTGGTCATGCCGCTCAAGGAATCGCTGCAGAAGGTTGACGCGCAGATCCAGACCCTCGAACAAACGCGCCAGCATGCGTATGGCAGCTTGACGCAGCAGGTGCGGTCGCTGCTGGAGAGTCAAGAAAAGCTCCAAGCGGAGACCGGCAACTTGGTGAAGGCGCTGCGGTCGCCGACGGTACGCGGTCGCTGGGGTGAGATTCAGCTCAAGCGCGTGGTCGAGTTCGCCGGCATGATCGCGCACTGCGACTTTGTCGAACAGGAGACCGTGACGACGGAGGATGGCCGGCTGCGTCCCGATGTGGTGATCAAATTACCCGGCGGTAAGCAGATCGTGATCGACGCCAAGACGCCGCTGCAGGCCTACCTCGATGCGTTGGAAGCACCGGACGATGCGGCCCGTGTCGCCAAACTGAAGGACCACGCGCGGCAACTGCGCACGCATATGAGCCAGCTGGCTTCCAAGGCGTATTGGTCGCAGTTTCCGTCGACGCCTGAGTTTGTGGTGATGTTCTTGCCCGGCGAATCCTTCTTCAGCGCCGCGCTCGAACAAGATCCGTCGCTGATCGAGGAGGGCGTCACCAATCGCGTCGTGCTCGCCACCCCGACGACGCTGATCGCTCTGCTGCGCGCCGTTTCGTACGGATGGACGCAGGAGCAACTCGCCGCCAACGCGCAGCAGATCAGCGATCTGGGCAAGCAGCTCTATGAACGGATTGCGACGCTGGCCGGGCACTTCGACGATTTGCGCAAAGCGCTGCAACGCAGCGTCGAATCCTACAACAGCGCCGTCGGCTCGTTTGAGAGTCGTGTGCTCGTCGGCGCGCGGCGTTTCAAGGAGTTGGGCGCCAGTCCCGCGCAAGAGATCGACGCGCCGCGCACGATCGAGACCACCGCGCGCGCGTTGCAGGCGCCCGAGGAGCAAGTGACGCTGCCGCTGCCGTCGGTGGCGGACAAGGCGTAA
- a CDS encoding GxxExxY protein — protein MQPNLDTVTERIIGAAIDVHTELGPGLLESTYEACLVFELTRSGLTVERQKSLPVTYKNVQLDCGYRIDLLVEGVVVVELKAVDHLDPVHEAQLLSYLKLSGCTVGLLINFNVKVLKDGLRRLVLGYSDQSSLRAPRSRR, from the coding sequence ATGCAACCCAATCTGGACACGGTGACGGAGCGAATCATTGGAGCCGCGATCGATGTTCATACGGAACTCGGTCCTGGACTGCTGGAGTCCACCTATGAAGCCTGCCTCGTGTTCGAGCTGACGCGATCTGGATTGACGGTAGAGCGACAAAAGTCCTTGCCGGTCACCTACAAGAATGTTCAGCTCGACTGCGGATATCGAATTGACCTACTGGTGGAGGGGGTTGTCGTTGTCGAACTCAAGGCGGTCGATCATTTGGACCCCGTTCACGAAGCACAGCTTCTTTCATACCTGAAACTATCAGGTTGCACGGTTGGATTGCTGATTAATTTCAATGTGAAGGTGTTGAAGGACGGGCTCCGCCGCCTTGTTCTCGGCTACTCGGATCAGTCGTCTCTGCGCGCTCCGCGTTCTCGGCGGTAG
- a CDS encoding biopolymer transporter ExbD, with protein MSLSPVDVEGGGDGGDIVAEINVTPLTDIFLVLLIIFMVTSTALTQQGTKVNLPRAGTGGSEPASIIITATADHRIELNGKTVALDALRSALQAALEKATEKHVILQGDRTVILEDAVQIMTIAKEAGAEKLAIATEPQATKR; from the coding sequence GTGTCGCTCAGTCCCGTTGATGTCGAGGGTGGCGGCGACGGCGGCGACATCGTCGCGGAGATCAACGTCACTCCGCTCACCGACATCTTTTTGGTGCTGCTGATCATCTTCATGGTGACCAGCACGGCGCTGACGCAGCAAGGCACGAAGGTCAACTTGCCCCGCGCCGGCACCGGCGGCAGCGAGCCGGCAAGTATCATCATCACCGCCACGGCGGATCATCGCATCGAGTTGAACGGCAAGACCGTCGCGCTCGACGCCCTGCGCTCCGCGCTGCAAGCCGCGCTGGAAAAAGCCACCGAGAAGCACGTCATCCTGCAAGGCGACCGTACCGTGATCCTCGAAGACGCGGTGCAGATCATGACGATCGCGAAGGAAGCCGGCGCCGAGAAGCTCGCCATCGCCACCGAACCGCAAGCGACGAAACGATGA
- a CDS encoding phosphotransferase gives MPDEQAIRILLIECFGANADVEAIVPLAGDASTRRYVRARLRGAGVPASAVVMILADSGQSISSDELAVFKTPPHELPFVTVHRLLAALRVRVPAIYLDAGRRGFLVLEDVGDMALWDFIQDLPPAQIVTWYQRAIDQLLTIVLDGTRRRDDDHVAFQQAFDERLFNWEFEHFIEYALEKRLPNPVPPAELGELRRHFGAIAADLGAAPRFLAHRDFHSWNLFVHDARLWVIDFQDALLAPATYDLGTLLGDRDTPLKITPAVEDQLLDYYHGQWQARGGPAWSRDALRAQYFACALQKAFKVVGRFHYLNMVKGKPGYLRYLPSTLRQLRRLLARDPALSSVQTILAQHFPELRD, from the coding sequence GTGCCTGACGAGCAAGCCATTCGCATACTTCTCATCGAGTGCTTCGGCGCCAACGCGGACGTGGAGGCGATCGTGCCGCTGGCGGGTGATGCGTCGACCCGGCGCTACGTGCGCGCGCGATTGCGCGGCGCCGGCGTGCCCGCGTCTGCCGTGGTGATGATCCTGGCTGACAGTGGCCAGTCGATCTCGTCCGACGAGTTGGCGGTGTTCAAAACGCCGCCGCACGAGCTGCCGTTCGTCACTGTGCATCGCCTGCTGGCCGCGCTGCGCGTGCGCGTGCCGGCGATCTATCTCGACGCCGGTCGGCGAGGGTTCCTCGTGCTCGAAGACGTTGGCGACATGGCGCTGTGGGACTTCATCCAAGACTTGCCGCCGGCGCAGATCGTCACCTGGTATCAGCGCGCGATCGATCAGTTGCTCACGATCGTGCTCGACGGTACGCGCCGGCGGGACGACGACCATGTCGCCTTCCAACAAGCCTTTGACGAGCGGCTGTTCAATTGGGAGTTCGAACACTTCATCGAGTACGCATTGGAGAAGCGTCTGCCGAACCCTGTTCCACCCGCGGAGCTAGGCGAGTTGCGCCGCCACTTTGGTGCGATCGCCGCTGACCTCGGCGCTGCGCCACGGTTTCTCGCGCATCGCGATTTTCACAGTTGGAATCTCTTCGTCCACGACGCCCGACTCTGGGTGATCGATTTTCAGGACGCGCTGCTCGCACCGGCGACCTACGACCTCGGCACACTGCTCGGCGATCGCGACACGCCGCTCAAGATCACGCCGGCGGTGGAGGACCAATTGCTCGACTACTACCACGGGCAATGGCAGGCGCGTGGCGGTCCCGCGTGGAGTCGCGACGCGCTGCGCGCGCAATACTTCGCCTGCGCGTTGCAGAAGGCGTTCAAAGTCGTCGGCCGCTTTCACTATCTCAACATGGTGAAAGGCAAGCCGGGCTACCTGCGCTACTTGCCATCGACGCTGCGGCAACTCCGCCGCCTCCTCGCCCGCGATCCCGCGCTGAGCAGCGTGCAGACCATTCTCGCACAACATTTCCCCGAGTTGCGCGACTGA
- a CDS encoding helix-turn-helix transcriptional regulator, whose product MATKRTSPSSSIGDYIRRQRELANISLRKMAEMSGVSAGVLREIEEGLRNPSRTLVQSIATALRLSAETLQLQAGVIDPRGVDESDSVREINRDPHLTDRQREMLVEIYGAFRAVNRAKRE is encoded by the coding sequence GTGGCGACGAAGCGAACTTCTCCATCATCATCGATCGGCGACTACATCCGCCGCCAACGCGAGTTGGCAAACATCTCGCTCCGCAAGATGGCGGAGATGAGTGGCGTGTCGGCGGGCGTGTTGCGCGAGATCGAAGAAGGCTTGCGCAATCCCAGCCGCACGCTCGTGCAGTCGATCGCCACCGCGTTACGGCTGTCGGCCGAAACACTCCAGTTGCAAGCCGGAGTCATCGATCCGCGCGGTGTCGACGAATCCGATTCCGTCCGCGAGATCAACCGCGATCCACATCTGACCGACCGCCAGCGCGAGATGCTCGTCGAAATCTACGGCGCGTTTCGCGCGGTGAACCGCGCCAAGCGCGAGTAG
- a CDS encoding type II toxin-antitoxin system prevent-host-death family antitoxin, whose product MKQINVAQAKAQLPELIERAAKGEVIVVARAGKPRAKIVALGANDRTLRKPGKGKGRFRLKKGFDEPLPEDVLRLFEGRTRK is encoded by the coding sequence ATGAAGCAGATCAATGTGGCGCAAGCCAAGGCGCAACTCCCGGAACTCATCGAACGCGCGGCCAAGGGAGAAGTGATCGTGGTCGCGCGTGCCGGAAAGCCGCGCGCGAAGATCGTCGCTCTTGGGGCGAACGATCGCACGTTGCGCAAGCCCGGGAAGGGTAAGGGACGCTTTCGCCTGAAGAAGGGCTTTGACGAGCCGCTCCCAGAGGACGTCCTCCGCCTCTTCGAGGGGAGAACCCGCAAGTGA
- a CDS encoding MotA/TolQ/ExbB proton channel family protein, with amino-acid sequence MTPTGFLELIEHGGVVMYPLLVCSVVSLAVIVERLWSLRRTTAGSRRLQRVALEALDEGGVTDALAVCRRDDSPLAAVYRAVLTGTEKDADARTRIAQRKLAEAARGLKRFIWLLGTIGSLAPFIGLFGTVLGIIRSFENMAAAGSGGFAVVAGGISEALIATAGGLLVGVLSIFAYNAFIVRINNHAAVLREWADEFLMQLTAPAAREGSHPRVAQSR; translated from the coding sequence ATGACACCGACTGGATTCCTCGAACTGATCGAACACGGCGGCGTGGTGATGTACCCGTTGCTCGTGTGTTCGGTGGTGAGTCTCGCGGTCATCGTCGAGCGCTTGTGGTCGCTGCGGCGCACCACCGCGGGCTCGCGCCGGTTGCAGCGCGTAGCGCTGGAAGCCCTCGACGAGGGCGGTGTGACCGACGCGTTGGCGGTGTGTCGCCGCGATGATTCGCCGCTCGCGGCGGTGTATCGCGCGGTGTTGACCGGAACCGAGAAGGACGCTGACGCGCGCACCCGCATCGCCCAGCGCAAGCTCGCCGAAGCCGCGCGCGGCCTGAAGCGCTTCATCTGGCTGCTCGGCACGATCGGCAGCTTGGCGCCGTTCATCGGCTTGTTCGGCACCGTGCTGGGCATCATTCGTTCGTTTGAAAACATGGCGGCGGCAGGTTCGGGCGGTTTCGCAGTCGTGGCCGGTGGAATTTCCGAGGCGTTAATCGCCACCGCCGGCGGTTTGCTGGTCGGCGTGCTGTCGATTTTCGCCTACAACGCGTTCATCGTTCGCATCAACAATCACGCCGCGGTCCTGCGCGAGTGGGCGGACGAGTTCCTGATGCAACTCACCGCGCCAGCGGCGCGCGAAGGGAGCCACCCGCGTGTCGCTCAGTCCCGTTGA
- a CDS encoding nucleotidyltransferase family protein, with amino-acid sequence MILAAGFGTRMRPSTDHTPKPLLDVAGRPLIAYPLLLLRSAGITEVLINLHHLGAQIRAALGDGSAYGVRITYSEEDPILDTGGAIKNAESFLREDTFAILNADTIVDLDLPAMLAFHRARGGISTMMLRDDPEVARYGAIEVDTDDRVRRFLGVPTEVAMPLTPLMYGGVWIFEPRVFEYMERGVYSIAKRTAIDLLRAGEVLYGYRYDGYWRVIDTPDGLETGRRDLTSVHLRFLNAP; translated from the coding sequence ATGATCCTCGCCGCCGGCTTCGGTACGCGCATGCGTCCGTCGACCGACCACACGCCCAAGCCGCTGCTCGACGTCGCGGGACGGCCGTTGATTGCGTATCCGCTGCTGCTCCTACGATCGGCGGGGATCACCGAAGTGCTGATCAACCTGCACCATCTCGGCGCACAGATTCGCGCAGCGTTGGGTGACGGGAGCGCGTACGGCGTTCGCATCACGTACTCCGAGGAAGATCCCATTCTCGACACCGGCGGCGCGATCAAGAACGCGGAGTCCTTTCTGCGCGAAGACACGTTCGCGATCCTCAACGCCGACACGATCGTCGATCTCGACCTGCCGGCGATGCTCGCATTCCACCGCGCCCGCGGCGGGATCAGCACGATGATGCTGCGCGACGATCCGGAGGTGGCGCGCTATGGCGCGATCGAAGTCGATACCGACGATCGCGTGCGCCGTTTTCTCGGCGTTCCCACCGAAGTCGCCATGCCCCTGACGCCACTGATGTACGGCGGCGTGTGGATCTTCGAGCCGCGCGTCTTCGAGTACATGGAGCGCGGCGTGTACAGTATCGCCAAGCGCACCGCGATCGACCTACTGCGAGCCGGCGAAGTGCTGTATGGCTATCGCTACGACGGCTACTGGCGCGTGATCGATACGCCCGACGGCTTAGAGACGGGTCGTCGAGATTTGACAAGCGTACATCTGCGGTTTCTAAACGCCCCGTGA
- a CDS encoding type II toxin-antitoxin system VapC family toxin, with translation MKLLLDTHTLVWWDSGELPRPVSRRIESAEVVFVSAVVAWEIAIKSSLGRIVAKAPVEAVLEDYGFLELAVSIRHADKVRTLPLHHRDPFDRLLVAQALVEDLVIVSADRLLREYKAPIVWD, from the coding sequence GTGAAGCTGCTGCTCGATACGCACACTCTGGTGTGGTGGGACTCGGGCGAGCTGCCGCGCCCGGTTTCGCGCCGGATCGAAAGTGCCGAGGTGGTCTTCGTGAGCGCAGTCGTGGCATGGGAGATCGCGATCAAGAGTAGCCTTGGGCGCATCGTCGCGAAGGCGCCCGTCGAAGCGGTGCTGGAGGACTATGGCTTTCTCGAGCTTGCGGTGTCGATTCGCCACGCCGATAAAGTCCGAACGCTCCCGCTGCACCACCGTGATCCATTTGATCGACTGCTTGTGGCGCAGGCGCTCGTCGAGGATCTGGTGATCGTGTCTGCCGATCGGCTCTTGCGAGAGTACAAGGCGCCCATCGTGTGGGACTGA
- a CDS encoding YkgJ family cysteine cluster protein has protein sequence MSLCNQCGACCRVLTLQQSPEEIWAMASITSVLGIPSDMPFAAKHWHPLTRDEALERNPFYVLRLPKDAHLYRCDQLGDDGRCQAYEERPLVCRGYPWYDQPIREMELADQNCGYHYDEVMEFVIRRPDL, from the coding sequence ATGAGCCTCTGCAATCAGTGCGGCGCGTGTTGCCGCGTGTTGACGTTGCAGCAGTCGCCCGAAGAGATTTGGGCGATGGCGTCGATCACCAGTGTGCTCGGCATTCCCTCCGACATGCCGTTCGCGGCCAAGCATTGGCATCCGCTGACGCGTGACGAAGCGCTGGAGCGCAATCCGTTCTACGTGTTGCGTCTGCCGAAGGACGCGCACCTCTATCGCTGCGATCAGCTCGGTGACGACGGCCGTTGCCAAGCCTACGAGGAGCGCCCGCTCGTTTGCCGCGGCTATCCTTGGTACGACCAGCCCATTCGAGAAATGGAACTCGCTGATCAGAACTGCGGCTATCACTACGACGAGGTGATGGAGTTTGTGATCCGGCGGCCGGACTTGTGA
- a CDS encoding PPOX class F420-dependent oxidoreductase gives MAKTIPAAFLDLTKKKALAHLATVMPDGSPQVSPVWFDYDGRHIRVNSARDRVKDRNMERDRRVALSVVDPDNAYRCVMIRGKVVDITETGADAHIDALAKTYLDMDAYPFRRPGEHRVIYVIEPTQVSVMP, from the coding sequence ATGGCTAAGACAATCCCCGCAGCGTTCTTGGATCTCACGAAGAAGAAGGCGCTCGCGCATCTGGCGACCGTGATGCCCGACGGTAGTCCGCAAGTCTCGCCGGTGTGGTTCGACTACGACGGGCGCCACATCCGTGTGAACTCGGCGCGCGACCGCGTGAAGGACAGGAACATGGAACGCGACCGCCGCGTCGCGCTCTCCGTCGTCGATCCGGACAACGCCTACCGCTGCGTGATGATTCGCGGCAAAGTGGTGGACATCACCGAGACCGGCGCCGACGCGCACATCGACGCGCTCGCCAAGACGTACCTCGACATGGACGCGTATCCATTTCGTCGTCCCGGCGAACACCGCGTCATCTACGTGATCGAACCGACTCAGGTGTCGGTGATGCCATAA
- a CDS encoding DUF4435 domain-containing protein — MEGRDDQLLFQQLTEPDACQIRIAGDKEKVCEAISILDADGFAGVVGIVDADFDSIDGAASRDNIVRGDTHDIEMMLIASGALDRLLAEYASPAKLQHFEDTVEMSVRTALNKLSLPLGHLRLESRRKKIGLRFDGLDIPAFVDPDLLQVDYARMVREVKNHSQRPELDGPELERAVRRLEANGYDPFVVCNGHDVVAVLSFLLRRIIGSQPAVAITPTALERSLRLACDRHEFATTALHQELRDWEARNQGFKLLPY; from the coding sequence GTGGAGGGCCGTGATGACCAGTTGCTCTTCCAGCAACTCACTGAACCCGATGCGTGTCAGATTCGTATAGCGGGAGATAAGGAAAAAGTCTGCGAGGCGATCAGCATCCTGGATGCCGACGGATTTGCAGGAGTCGTCGGAATCGTAGACGCAGATTTCGATTCGATCGATGGGGCAGCATCGAGGGACAATATCGTGCGAGGCGATACCCACGATATCGAGATGATGCTGATAGCGTCGGGCGCTCTCGATCGGTTGTTGGCGGAGTATGCAAGTCCAGCGAAACTTCAACACTTTGAGGATACTGTCGAGATGTCGGTGCGAACTGCTCTCAACAAACTCTCACTCCCGCTCGGGCATCTACGGTTGGAATCAAGGCGCAAGAAAATTGGGTTGCGTTTCGATGGTCTAGACATTCCAGCCTTTGTTGATCCGGACCTTCTCCAGGTTGACTATGCTCGGATGGTGCGAGAAGTGAAAAATCATTCGCAGCGACCAGAGTTGGACGGACCCGAGCTTGAGCGCGCCGTGCGCCGGTTAGAGGCGAACGGGTACGACCCTTTTGTTGTCTGCAACGGCCATGATGTCGTGGCCGTCTTGTCGTTTCTCTTGCGGAGAATCATTGGCTCTCAGCCTGCCGTCGCCATCACGCCAACTGCGCTTGAACGATCTCTGCGTCTGGCCTGCGACCGGCACGAGTTCGCGACGACGGCCCTTCATCAAGAGCTGCGCGATTGGGAGGCAAGAAATCAAGGGTTCAAACTACTGCCATACTAG
- a CDS encoding AAA family ATPase yields MRLKTALVGGLFDRFTYEIPLKLNERITIIHGPNGFGKTMILRMIEGFFKASNAALRRLPFRELHLVFDNGESVSVVRTVTKPTAGSERGGGTICFSHHGGATDTDTFTPRPDTRPEQLPIPIGSIENLIDDLDQVGPQSWRQRSTGEILSLNDVLADYSEHLPIGPQSQESDTPGWLRDIRLAVPVRFINTERLYTPLTRRESRHFPVQSREPAVRRYAQQLGEIVKQTLAEYGTLSQSLDRTFPARLVAEPERSDVTMESLRSRLAEIEGKRARLVEAGLLGREPEQWGGQFLAQVDETKRSVLSVFAQDAERKLCVFDKVLAKVDLFKKIINGRFIYKGVTVNQNGFQVVNANGTPLDPGVLSSGEQHELVLLYELLFRTSDNTLILIDEPELSLHIAWQEAFLNDLAQMAQLSRFDAIIATHSPQVIGDRWDLTVELKGPK; encoded by the coding sequence ATGAGACTAAAGACAGCATTGGTCGGGGGACTGTTCGACCGCTTCACATACGAAATTCCTCTCAAGCTCAACGAACGAATTACCATCATCCACGGCCCAAACGGGTTTGGGAAGACGATGATTCTTCGGATGATCGAAGGCTTCTTCAAAGCTTCGAATGCGGCGCTTCGGCGCCTGCCGTTTCGCGAACTCCATCTGGTGTTCGACAATGGTGAATCCGTGTCGGTCGTCCGCACGGTTACCAAGCCAACCGCGGGATCGGAGAGAGGGGGGGGCACCATTTGTTTTTCCCACCACGGCGGTGCAACGGATACAGACACCTTCACCCCAAGGCCCGACACGAGGCCGGAGCAACTACCCATCCCAATCGGGTCAATCGAGAACCTCATCGACGATCTCGATCAAGTTGGCCCACAGAGCTGGCGGCAGCGATCCACTGGCGAGATTCTCTCGCTGAACGATGTCCTCGCTGACTACAGCGAGCATCTTCCGATCGGCCCTCAGTCTCAAGAATCGGACACCCCAGGATGGCTCCGCGACATCAGGCTGGCTGTTCCAGTACGCTTCATAAACACCGAACGGCTGTACACCCCTTTGACCCGCAGAGAGTCACGTCACTTCCCGGTTCAATCTCGCGAGCCTGCGGTGCGTCGTTACGCGCAGCAACTCGGCGAGATCGTCAAGCAAACGCTCGCCGAGTACGGCACACTCTCACAATCCTTAGACCGTACATTCCCAGCACGTCTTGTCGCCGAACCGGAGCGTTCCGACGTAACCATGGAGTCGCTCCGTAGTCGACTGGCGGAGATTGAGGGGAAGCGTGCAAGGCTGGTAGAGGCTGGTCTCCTCGGTCGTGAGCCCGAGCAATGGGGCGGGCAATTCCTAGCGCAGGTTGACGAAACCAAACGGAGCGTTCTCTCAGTTTTCGCGCAAGACGCGGAACGGAAGCTCTGTGTTTTTGATAAGGTCCTTGCGAAGGTCGACCTCTTCAAGAAGATAATCAATGGTCGCTTCATTTACAAAGGGGTCACGGTAAATCAAAACGGCTTTCAGGTTGTCAATGCCAACGGAACACCGCTTGATCCTGGCGTGCTTTCATCGGGAGAGCAGCACGAACTCGTACTACTGTACGAGCTGTTGTTCCGCACGAGCGACAACACGCTGATTTTGATCGATGAGCCAGAACTCTCGCTACACATCGCCTGGCAAGAAGCCTTTCTAAACGATCTTGCGCAGATGGCTCAGCTCTCGAGATTTGACGCGATCATCGCCACGCATTCGCCCCAAGTCATAGGTGATCGCTGGGACCTGACGGTGGAGCTCAAGGGGCCGAAGTGA